In one window of Episyrphus balteatus chromosome 3, idEpiBalt1.1, whole genome shotgun sequence DNA:
- the LOC129914761 gene encoding myogenesis-regulating glycosidase — MRSRISLLLLFCVCAISLPTSLSCQDVEQRFKFPNSEIYIKLVRSQKLQYAIMKGSKTLQTVTLDNFKTNNNFVSNGNGSFTLSSTDSNILFELVSRSNQVTHLKVSRNFVARSQQPMDCIDLNIGQTHWFGGPQDRHQYWPVERLKFTNYSYLTKEDHNAGIAERYWLNSRGVFFYVEDQTPLFIEQNSAGYENQLCFSAQTRLPYSSTLKSTTFRYQIGIGSDAKVAHMYAVKNILGIPTGHPDERMVQYPIWSTWALYKAEINDTIVREFGNKILQNNFKNSQLEIDDDWEDCYGALTFRKNKFPNIKQLTDDLKAQGFRVTLWIHPFINKNCTATYNEALQKGYLVLDRNGSPDTQWWNSKAKDAAYIDFSKSEAVNWYLTRLKRLQTEDGIDSFKFDAGESSWVPSDPVLQGPEDFLPSAITRDYIKAVSTFGPLVEVRSGQGTQNLPIFVRMIDKDSEWNWSNGLVTLITTLLQLNMNGYPFVLPDMIGGNGYNNKPPSKELFIRWLQANVFMPSLQFSFVPWNFDDLETISISQKFCDLHSQYTPQIMERFKLATETGEPVNPPLWWVDPEDKVAQGIYDEFLLGDKIIAAPIVEDGGRIRDIYLPKGSWKDGNTNTVYKGPIWIMDYPAPLDVLPYFIRQD, encoded by the exons ATGCGGTCGCGTATAtcactattattattattttgtgtttgtgcAATTTCATTACCAACATCATTATCCTGCCAGGATGTCGAACAACGCTTTAAGTTCCCCAATTCAGAGATTTATATTAAATTGGTGCGTTCTCAGAAACTTCAGTATGCTATTATGAAAG GAAGTAAAACCTTGCAGACAGTTACCCTTGATaactttaaaacaaacaataatttcGTATCAAATGGCAATGGAAGTTTCACACTATCTTCGACGGATTCGAATATTCTATTCGAATTGGTATCCAGATCCAATCAAGTAACGCATTTAAAAGTTTCAAGAAACTTTGTTGCCCGTTCCCAACAACCCATGGATTGTATTGATTTAAATATTGGTCAAACCCATTGGTTTGGTGGACCACAAGATCGTCATCAATACTGGCCAGTAGAACGACTTAAGTTTACTAACTACTCCTATTTAACCAAAGAGGATCACAATGCAGGTATTGCAGAACGTTACTGGTTGAATTCGCGTGGTGTTTTCTTCTACGTCGAAGATCAAACACCTttgtttattgaacaaaattctgCCGGTTATGAGAATCAATTGTGCTTCAGTGCTCAAACTCGATTACCATATAGCTCGACTTTAAAGAGTACAACATTCCGATATCAGATAGGTATCGGCAGTGATGCCAAGGTCGCTCATATGTATGCAGTCAAGAATATTCTTGGAATACCAACAGGACATCCAGATGAACGCATGGTTCAGTATCCAATTTGGTCAACATGGGCTCTTTACAAAGCTGAAATCAATGATACTATCGTGAGAGAATTCGGAaacaaaatattgcaaaataatttcaaaaacagtcAACTTGAAATCGATGATGACTGGGAAGATTGCTATGGTGCTTTGACTTTCCGTAAGAATAAATTCCCAAATATCAAACAACTCACTGACGACCTTAAAGCTCAAGGATTTAGAGTGACCTTGTGGATACATCCTTTTATTAACAAGAATTGCACTGCCACATATAATGAAGCTCTACAAAAGGGCTATCTTGTTTTGGATCGCAATGGAAGTCCAGACACTCAGTGGTGGAATAGTAAAGCAAAAGATGCAGCTTACATAGACTTTAGTAAGTCAGAAGCAGTAAATTGGTATTTGACTAGATTGAAGCGTTTGCAAACAGAAGATGGTATCGATAGTTTCAAATTTGATGCTGGAGAAAGTAGTTGGGTACCGTCAGATCCCGTTTTACAAGGACCTGAAGATTTCCTACCAAGTGCCATCACTAGAGATTATATTAAAGCTGTATCAACATTTGGACCATTGGTTGAAGTAAGATCTGGACAAGGTACCCAGAATCTACCAATATTCGTACGAATGATTGACAAAGATTCTGAATGGAACTGGAGCAATGGTCTTGTCACATTGATTACTACTTTGTTGCAACTGAATATGAATGGATATCCGTTTGTGTTGCCCGATATGATTGGAGGCAATGGTTACAATAATAAACCACCATCGAAAGAACTGTTCATTCGATGGTTGCAAGCTAATGTATTTATGCCAAGTTTACAATTCTCATTTGTCCCATGGAACTTTGATGATCTTGAAACAATTTCAATCAGTCAGAAATTCTGCGATTTACACAGTCAATATACACCGCAAATAATGGAGCGATTCAAACTTGCAACAGAAACTGGTGAGCCTGTTAATCCACCATTGTGGTGGGTTGATCCTGAGGACAAAGTTGCACAAGGAATTTATGATG AATTCCTCCTGGGAGACAAGATAATTGCAGCACCAATTGTTGAGGATGGAGGTAGAATTCGTGATATATACTTACCCAAAGGTAGTTGGAAGGATGGAAATACCAATACCGTTTATAAGGGTCCCATCTGGATAATGGATTATCCAGCACCACTTGATGTGCTTCCATATTTTATTCGTCaagattaa